In Pseudorasbora parva isolate DD20220531a chromosome 9, ASM2467924v1, whole genome shotgun sequence, the sequence ATAGCCACAGCAATGTGAGTAACCCGCTCACTCTCCTGCGACCAAAGCTCACTTTCCCCGACACGATACCGTTAGAGCCTTATCTGAAGCCGCCAAACGCCGTAGCGAGCCGACTAAATGTGTAGCAGAGCAGATGTGGAGCTTCCATTAGCAGTCCGCTAACTGACGGGGAGGCACATTTAACTTTACCCCGCGGGCTGCGCTAAAGGAACAGCCAGACAGGCGCTAGATTGCCATGATTTTAAACATAAGCGTGAAGTGGGATATTTTATAAAAAGCTGCCATTTCGATTTAAGGTGcatgatgtgatcagtcacagaTGACATGTTGTGTGAAGCCTGTTATCCGTTAGCTGTTTCATGTCAAGCTATGTGCTATTGAGCTCTGGAGCAGATTTAAAGAATCATCTGCTCACTTACCGTGACTATAAACAGTATCTCTAATGACGCAAGTGTACATTGCCTGTTGTTTGCGGCGAATACATGGTACATCGTGACTAATAAAAGCTAGGCATAACGTATGTGGCTAGCTGACAGTGGCATTAGCAAAGCGCTAGCAGATGAACTCATGCTGAGCCTGATTGATTATGTATCACCACTAGAGATTAAAGCTGTTTTGATGCCTTCAAACCGTTCTGGATGTTTCTGTATGTGTGGACTAACCTGAGCACACAGCTGTTGGGTGTTCCGACAACTTTGCGGTGTAAAGTGGTCACTCGGACCTAACTAGAGCTAACCTGCTGGCTGACTGGAAAATGTGACAGCCACATTGAATGTTTTGCTAAGCTAACACCTCGCCATAAAATGACTAATGAAGAGCAGTAGAAACATAATCAGTGTATAGGGTTTAGGAAATACACCGTCCGTGTAATTGCCGTCGTAATAAATATTCCCAGCTTTAAGGTTTCAGTGAGTCTACCTTTACTGGAGCTTTTATGATAAGTAAACACTGTTCAGGTTTGGTTAACCcttaaattatgtttaaatcTGAGTGCACTTCAAACACACGGTGACTTTATTTACACCGTTGGGTTTTGTTTGGTCATACATGTCCATATTGTTAACTTACTGGTCTCCTGGGGTCAAATCGGTAGGTTAAGGTCAGGAGGGTTAGAATGCTGCCCTGAAGGAAATGAAGATTAAACCTGTGGTCTATTGATTGAAGTGCTCATGAAGGCTGAGCTTCTACCACAGATTAAAAGTTGTTCAGAATTTTTCACACTCATTTTGAATGAGGTGAGATGTCCCAGACACTGTATTGATGCTAACAAGCTACAGTGCATCACTTTTGTTACAATATTCTATGTGTAAAAGGTACAAGAAGGATGTAGAAATGTTGTAGTAGTGTCATTGAATTGATTTCTATACATTACACATTGAGTGACTCCATGCACTATTATTTATAGCTAAAGGCTGGACTCTACATCACTTGCAGACTTTGTAAAAAGTTATAAAAGAAAACTTAGCGTTATGCACTAAACAACTGAGGATCACACTATCAGACTAGTTGTTTCAAAAACAACAAGCTCGTCACTTTTTGGAGATTCATGACAGATGGAAACGAGTGTTGTTACATTGGCTCAAAATATTGAACATTTTTGATGTCCTCTGACTGAAAGGATTCATAGTctggagttaaaaaaaaaaatcagagtcTGTGCTCAATATACACTGTGATTTTTGGTGAAATTTGTCATCTCCAGCTAACCAAACCATGGAGATTGGCAAATAGTGTAGACTCCTCTAGACTGctagccagacccacatcaagatgtttggtctggaaactcaccattgacagggctcaatccgagaggcgggataaacggttgtctttcaaactccctctgcatggcgtgcacacaattggatagcgcttaaccaaccagagcaacgaatgtGAGGCAGAGCTAGTTAAAAGATTACACTTTCgacgtatccggtcggcaaaactcagaacacatcttcctttcttaagaatgacttcagtgccgttcttttctcaagagaaaagcttaactcttaagtcttccagagttgtggtcaaagctgattcaaaagaccgccgttcgccagtttctgtgtttactagaagcacgcaagcgcaacttggccgttattatgttaagccctgcccaccaattatacacgatgtgattggcccgatcAGAGTTTGGGGTTTACAGCtaagaagtgtattgagagttgctagacgacactcgcggtagattagatttgctgccgctagggtgcgtctagatttctaggctactacaCTGCAAAAGTTGTGTATTAGTGTATTCCACCATTAATTACCTGGCTTTAGAATATTAGAATAAGACTTCCAAAGTCTTCTATCCATAATTTAAGATAATTTCATACCTTGTGTTATTGAGCTTTTATGTTAAATTTTCCCTCTCCCTGGACAGATCTGTAACATGGTTGCAGTTCTTGATGTTATCACCAATTTGGAGAAATACCCTATCACCAAAGAAGCACTTGAGGTTGGTACTTATTTTCATCACCAATAATATATTGTTTTGGTATAAATCTCCTTAAGACAAGTCATAGCATATTGAATACTGTTTCTGGGTCCAGGTCTCTACTCTGCATCAGAAAAGCCATTTATGAGTACTGTGTGTTTATATAGCACAAGTTTTTTAAACTCACAGTGTACACTACTATTTCTAGGCTTACCATGTCCCAGACaccaatattttaatgattcagAAAAGAAAAATCACTGTCTGGAAATCTTAATATAAAGATGAAATCTGAGGGATgtgactatttatttattttgttgtttttgttagtAATATAGCATACCAGTAGTTAGTGTTGTTTGCTATTAATCTGATACCTGGAAACGGTTATGCATGATGtcagacttaaagggttagtttacctgaaaatgaaattctgtcaataattacttgaACTAATGTCTAGGGCTGCATgattaattgtattttaatcGTGATAACGATATCTGCTTCCGTCGATTGATTTCAAATAATCGTCACGATATTGGCCTGCTCATTATTtatctttaaaatgttttttctatGGGGTTTGCGTTGAAAACGAGCCTCCACTAGCAGTCATGCTTGTGGTTGCCAGATGCAAAGAGATTAAATCCCCCCAAAGAGAGCTTTTCTCCTTCAAAGGATGATATTTCTTCCTGCCGATTAtctgaaaacaaacacatgcACTTGAGTTTAAAGTGTCATACAGccagtctttgtttcttcacaaGACACTTGATCTATTTGTGTGACTAAATCTGCCATGATCAAACCTTCAGCGAAGAATTTCAACAAATACACGTACGGATCTCCTTACTGTTTGCAGAATAAACACCTTTGCAACCGATGTGACTATTCAATCGGGAAAAGGATCCTAATTTAGAATTATTGGAAATAATATTACGAGTTTTGCCGTTTTATCTTTTTAAGTTCTTAAAGGTTTTAGCAGTTTTCATAATGTGAATCAGTTGAAAATGATATTACCACTGGTAGGCTAAGTTCTAAAACGcaacatgaaaatgtgaaaaaagttTAACGTGGCTTAATTAACAAAGACAGTGTTATTAACTAACCATACGTAGTGAACACCATAATAAAGCATACTATGTACAGAAAAGCAGATGAGCTCTGAATAGGAATGCAATGTGTTTAATTGACATTTTCCTCCCGTAAAGAAAATGCTCAACGTGGCTTAAGGTAGGCTACAGTGACATTAAAAGACCAAACTTAGTAAACATTAAATACTTATAAAGCATACTACAGAATTtgatcttttaatatcactagtaggctaaattaaGTGACGTTAAGCTTTTTCTTTATAAACTGTTCAACTGTTTTGCTGTACAGTAGCCTATGGTTTATGGTTTATGAGTTTGgacttttaatatcactgtcagTGCATTAAGCCACATTAAGCATtttcacgttaagcgttttagaATGTCCCACAACATTACCCTTTGTGACAAAATAATCGTGATAATGattttgagcaaaataatcGTGATTATCATTTTCCCcattatcgtgcagccctactaatgtcattcgacacctgtaagatcTCCGTTCAactttaaaacacaaatgaagatatttttgttgaaatccgatggctcaaaaaggccttcattgacaccaatgtcatttcctctctcaagacccctgcaaggcactaaaaacgttgttacaaagcccatttcactacagtggttctacgctaattttatgaagcgacaagaatagttttttttccccGCACAAAAACTAAATGACgccttgtatagtgatgggccaatttcaaaacaaagatttgaacggttatgaatcagtgtgtCAATTCAGGATTTGGATCagcaatgtcacgtgatttcagcagtttggcagttttacACGCGGTCCGAATCATTAatcgatatgctgattcataatggttcgaaactttgtttagAAATCGGCTCATTTCGGGGTTTTTTGAGCACAAACTATtttcgttgcttcataaaattattgtagaaccactgtagtgagatgggctttgtaacgacgtctttagtgccttttatgtgtcttgagagaggaaatgacattggtgtcaatgaaggcctttctgagccatcggatttcaacaaaaatatcttcatttatgttccgaagatgaacggaggtcttacggctgttgaacgacattaggttaagtaattaatgaccaaatttacatttttgggtgagctaaccctttaaccgACTACTATCTTATTTGTCATTAATCTTCTAAATTTTCTTTCCTGCAGTTTGAATTACATAAGCgttgtttattttacatttaacaaaaatgcttttgtGAAAACTGTGTGATATGACTTGTAACATGCAATTTGAGACTTTtcttcattttattttcaatgcAGGAAACCCGCTTGGGAAAGCTGATTAACGATGtaagaaagaaaacaaaggaTGAGGACCTTGCCAAACGTGCCAAGAAACTCCTGCGGAACTGGCAGAAGCTGATCGAGCCCGGCCAAAGTGACACTCCAGTGAGAGGAGTGCCAAACGTCCCGAGCTCTGCCAATGGAGGTGCTCACCCCTGCCGGACAGACACACCTCCAGCGGTCCCCCCTCCGAGCAAGGTTGCTCCTGAGCTCAAAACCAGGAATGACATCCATAACACGTACTCCCCAAAGGCGGAGAAATCCAGCAGCAGAAAGCGGCGGGGGGAGCAAAGGGATAGTCCGCATCTGCCGGCCAAAATGACAAAAACGTCACTTTACGAGCCAATGTATTCCTCTCCCCCGCCATCAAATGGAATTAGGGGGAGTCCCGACGTACTCCCAGAGAAAGATGATGATGCGGCGGCGTCTGACAGGATCCGCCCGGACCACCTAGAGAATGACAGGCACAACAAAATCCCTGTCAATGCTGTTAAGCCTCATCCAAGCTCTCCAGGGCTTACCAAACTACCTAGCACTTCCTCCTTACTCAAAACATCAGTGTTACAGCAGCATGCGAGAATGGACGGAGGCGGGCAGAATCAACCCAAAAGCCCTCGGTACTCCTCGAGTCCGCGCAGCATAACGCACGAGATGATGGCCAAGAGGTCTTCGACATATGCACCAAAAGGGACTCTCTCGAGCCCGTCTCAGAATTCTGCCCAAGTGCCCTCTCCTTTGCCCACACTGCAGCCTTTAACGTCACCGGCCCAGGTGTGCATTGGCGACGGTCCTTCATCTGTGGGGCTGGAAGGCTCCATGCATTTGCACAGATTGTCGGATAGAGTCTCCCAGCCCCCGCACAGCACTGCAACACTGGAGCCGCTCTCTGGCTCCCCGCTCACCACACACAGCTTGGAGGGCGCTGAGACCAAGGGTGAGCGGGAGGGAGTGGCCTCCAACTTGGAGGGCAAAAAGAGGAAGAAATACAGACCCAGAGACTACACAGTAAATCTTCAGGGGCAGTCCTCAGAGGACAGGACCAAACCTGTGCGGTTAAAAGAGCGTAGGTTGACATTCGACCCGGTGACCGGACAGATTAAACCCCTCACTCCGAAGGAATCCCACCATGAGGAAGAGTGCCAAGGCCCACCGATTGTAACGCCCTCGGTGAGGATTGAGGTGCCGCAGCAGAAGACCCCTACGTCGGTCCCCAACCCCTTTCAGCAGACGAACTGGAAAGAACTATCCAGAAACGAAATCATTCAATCGTACCTTAACCTTCAGAGCAATGTTCTCACATCCTCTGGAGCACAGACCCACGGGGCACACTTTTTCATGACTGAATATTTGAAACGAGAGGAGCACGATGTCAAAGAGCCCCGTAAAATGCACGTTTTAGTACAGAGCAATTCTCCGAAAGAACTACCCGGGGTGTCTCGGGACGTAACGAGTGAGGACCTTCTCAGAATACACAACGAACACTGGCCAGGGGTGAACGGTTGCTATGACACCAAGGGAGCCTGGTTCGATTGGACAGAGTGCGTATCGTTGGATCCTCACGGCGATGAGAGTAAATTGAACATCTTGCCATACGTTTGCCTAGACTGAGAGAACAGGGCTTGGAAAAGTTTTCAATGTTCCCACTGTGAGTCTGAAGGGGGTCGAACCGTCTCTCCTTGTCGCTCTGTACTAGGTTCATCTTACAGGTGTAGTGAATGAACCAACAGCGGTTGTTCCGAGTTCGGTTTTCCATAAGAAGGAGATGAAAAAATGTCCtgtttgtaatgtgctgctacCAACAAGAATTTGCAAACAAGGGTTGTATATAATGGCTCGCAGGGATTTAACTGGGCCAGTTCTTGCACAATGTGTGAATAGGAGGGTCCGAGCAAGCATTGAGCAGTACAGATATGTTTGAAAGCAAGTCGAGAACATTTTTTGGCAGTTACAAAAAGCTTTATGTGACAaagaataaattataaaatttcTTATGTATGCATCTATTTATTTGACCacgttttcctttttttttttttctagcagaAGGTTATCCACTAAGATGTGCAGATATGTTTGAGGCTTTTCTGTTTGCATCACACATTTGTCCCCCTTGTTTGTACACGAggcatatataaatacatttttccctCAGCGGCTCTCGCGTACATGTGCTAACGGCAGTAGATACCAACATTCCATTCTGAAATGAACATTTCTCGCTTAATTTCTTTCTCGATTTATCTAATATACGTGATTTTCATATGAGAGAAAAGCAATCTATTTTtagatgttaaataaaataatattttaaacaaatctgTTTGCCTAGATaattgtaaaaagaaaaaatggataAATATGTCGAAAAAGAGAGAAGTATTCATGTGCTAGAAGAGAACGCAGTGAATGGCCACAGAGGGTGCTACTTTTCATCTTCATACTGTGAGGACAGGAAAGCAGGAAAATGTTAATATGCTGGAAATATACTCGTTACCATTCCTTTAGATATTGTTTGCCTTACTGAAACCATTCAACAATGACTTTATTTAAAGAGCCTTAGTGAATGTATGGCATTTAGACTTTCGTTTAGGTGGTACAGAAGAAACACCTCTAGGCATCTGCCAtatggtcttttttttttttttttttctcaaatggACGCATTGTGCTATAAATGTGTCAATAAATATGCACGTTATCCTGCTTGTCTGTACATAGTTCTTGCAATCCATGTAAAACCTTTCTAagtcttcatttttttttgtgcgtgtgtgtgaatgtaattAATTTGGGAGGAAACGGAGCATTTTGAATGAAAGACCCAATCATTTGTGTTGCTGTTCACAGGAATATATAGACCTAGATGAATAGGTTGTGGTCCTATTattcattcagtgttttcagtTTGACATTATTGAtctagcttctttttttttttttttttttagttttttttcccagtttttttttttttttttaaatgccttgCCATTTGTTTTGAAGAGAAGTCTTGTGAAGGGGGTGAAACCTATTTGCTGCCGACTTGCAAACACTGTGTGCTCTGCTACCTTCGTCCTACCAATGTGCCTTTGATGTAAAAAGTTTGGAAAGGCTTCCGCTAGCTTCTCTTGGTTTCAAAAAGTACAGCATTTGTTTTCTTCAAACCATGTCAGATATTCCAGGGATATACATTGTTTCTGAAGCAAAGGCCATCTAAGAGCTCAATACTTGGTTAGGGTATTGCAAATATAATTTGCAATTTAAAACTAGAGGAGAGACTTCTTTGATCATTTTTGATCAGTATATTTGTTCAGTGTTTAACATCACTCGTTTGTtcgaaaaaataaaataatcaaaactcTTTGCATCATGGTACCCTTTCTTCCATCAAGGTTATCTGTCCTAAACCTACATGATTCACGTGTTTATGACAGttctattttttaatgttttatgttcCTTTTCAGGAGACCATTTAGTTCTTAATGAATCAGAGTGTgcatcaaaatgagtttttcaAATGCACTTGTTGTATTCTGCTTGCTTGATTTGTCATGGAAACCCCCTTTAACTGAAGCTAACCAAAAGAGGTTGCAGTATGGGCGTTATCGACCTAGTCttaaatacatttcattaaCTCGCCCTCATGCTTTCCTACACCTGTATGGTTTACTTATTTCTGTTGGATCTAAtagaatattttgaagaatgttttagCTTATATATTTTCTTTAGTCGATGTGGTTCAAatcttaaaacatgtttttaaggTGGAACTTTTTTGACCTTGGGTCCAGCATTTTTGGAATGGCATATTTTAAAcacgttttattttactttatttcgATATTTGATGCTTGCGACGTTTGCAGCGTTGTAAAAACAGCGCTCCAGTTAGTTGTTAAAAAACTTGTCTCTAGACCTGGcctttttttcattttgttgCGTTTTTTAAACGCTGGACCATTCTAATAACtttcaaaactatttttttttctgcattctGATGAACAGTACAGCCAAACAGAAACCTGAAAGGCAGACATTATCGACCCTTGGTGTGGACACCAATATAATTATCGCTGGTATAATTATAGTTGTTCTTAGTGTGAATAGTCCTTTAGTCACCATTTCATGCTGGGAACTGGATTAAAATTAAGTAAAtggaatttacatttttgggtgagctatcctTTTAATAAGCTGCCTTCACACTGTCTAAAGACACATGATAACTGTATGTCTCTTTATAGTTTTAGAAAATTGACTCactatttcattattttttatttggaaGGAATTATTACACTAAAATGTGCTTCAGAACATGCTCAAAATCATGTGATTGCTACATGTATTACTTGTTAGTACGATGACATATTCTGCATTGcttcctcagcattacagagaaTATTTCGTGAATGTTAGTGACATCATTCAGTAGCCTGCAGTATTCCCAGAGGTGAATCATTCCTCGGCTACCGCGAGTCTGGAATACCAGGATGGACACAGGGATACGGATACTCCCATTATAAAGGAATTTGGCACTTTAGTGCCATATATGGAGTTTTTTATATCAATCACGGCCAAGAATGGGGGAAATGGGCGTGGTCCGCACTGAGCGGGTGCTATCATTGGTTGCGAGGTAACAGGGGAAGTTCTGGATCTACATACGCCAAAATAGTAAAGGAGACAAAACTCTCACACTTTACCGAAGTCTTGAATCTTCACTTCCCCACAATCTGTTTTTGAAACAACTTCTGCTCTTATTGTTGGCAATGGCTTCGCAGTTTAACAGAGGTCCAGCATACGGGTTTTCAGCGGAAGTGAAGAGCAAGGTACgtggaatatttttttaaactatttctgACCCGTCGTTTAAACGTAGACATATTTTATTTGGCATATTTTTTCTCATATGCAAGGGAAATCTCCGTCTCATTCTGAGTGAATCCAAAATGTATCAACAAATGTTTCGCAAACTTCCTGTTTCGTTAACATGTAACACACGTGTCAGCTACGATACAAGGTTATCAATTGCTTCATGTAATGCATATTGAATGATGCTATCTACTCACAACTAGCTGTAAAGTGACAGTAAGGAAAACGCAAAAGTGACTGAAACTGAAAAGAAAGTTTTCAAGAAGTTCTTGGGGCGTTGCCTCCAGTCCTCAAATATGTCATTGTAGTCTGGGCCTGCATAAAGCTGCTGCTGATTCACATTCCTCCTCTTCAGATTTGCTGATGTGTTTGTAACACTTATCGATTGGGTAATCCTGACATTAACCATACAGCCAAATTAATGGGGACAGAAAggccgtccatttcttttatttCTATACATAATCATATATTATGACTGACTCAACATTGTTTCATTATACAATGTAGGGCATTGGGAAAAAAATATCATGTAGATCTTATTAAAATAATGAGCATGTAGCTGTATTATAGCCAGATTACATTTTGGTTATTAACCAATATCACATTAATCTTTCCACTAGATTGCACAGAAGTATGATTCCCAGAAAGAAGAAGAATTACGAGTCTGGATTGAGGGCATCACTGGGCGGTCAATTGGAGATGACTTCCAGAAAGGGTTAAAAAATGGTGTAATACTCTGCGAGTAAGTTTGCATTTATGTATGTTTATCGAACACCCTTTTTGTGTCCTTTTAAAggctatttcacaatatatctTTGCATAATCGTGCTGTCTCAATCTTCCCTTAAAGGCTCATAAACAAACTTCAGCCAGGGTCTGTGAAGAAGATCAACCAGTCGTCCCAAAACTGGCATCAGGTGTGCTGACTTTGCTGACAAATGTTTTAGTAAAGCTGGAGATAAAATGTTCTGACattgaactgttttttttttcttttctttttttgcagaCCATAGTTGTTTATTGTATTCACTTAATTCCAAATAACATTATCTCTTGTAGTAGAAATGAATGTCCAGCATGAAGGTTTGTTTCGTCTGTTCACATTCAGCTATTTTATTGTGTTGCAGCTAGAGAACCTCACCAACTTCATTAAAGCGATCACCACCTATGGGCTCAAACCTCACGATATTTTTGAGGCCAATGATCTGTTTGAGAATGGAAATATGACACAGGTTCAGACCACACTTCTGGCTCTTGCTGGCATGGTATGCTCAGTTGAATGATATAATTTCACAAGAGACCAGCCTAACTGTGATATTTCAGTCTGTAATTGTAGTTTCTCACTTTTTACAGGCTAAAACCAAGGGCATCCACTCAAATGTAGACATTGGAGTGAAGTATGCAGAGAGACAGGAGAGGGCATTCGATGAAGAGAAAATGAAGGCCGGGCAATGTGTCATTGGACTACAGGTATAACTGAACATTTTATACATTTCTGTCATTATCTTAAACTATctgaatataatttattcacaATCTGTAATACAAAACAAATTTGACTCAACCTGGAAAGTACCATGAAAATTGCAAATGTATGTAACTCGCTTTTGTGTCTCTTTATAGATGGGAACAAATAAATGTGCAAGTCAAGCTGGAATGAATGCCTACGGTACCAGAAGACATCTGTATGATCCCAAATCACACATTCTGCCACCGATGGACCATTCAACCATCAGTCTTCAGATGGGCACTAACAAGGGTGCTAGCCAAGTGAGTACCACCTCCCATGATGTTGCTCATTTTCCCGTTCTGATCaattgttaactaaaacaaaatctaTCAAAAGGATTTTgctaattgaaataaagcttattaaaatgattataaagCTAATAAAAATTCCAAAAACACAAATGTACTAATACCTTAGGTGCCCCTATTAGGCTTTTTTGAATATTAACTTTCTTGCATTGTGAAATAtggctgtttgtgaatgtaaaaggtctgtaaagttttaaagatcaaaGTGTACAACAAATTAAGTTGTCTCCTAAAACAGGGTTTCTTGCAGGGCATTAAAGTCTTTAAAAATTCTGAAACT encodes:
- the cnn2 gene encoding calponin-2; this translates as MASQFNRGPAYGFSAEVKSKIAQKYDSQKEEELRVWIEGITGRSIGDDFQKGLKNGVILCELINKLQPGSVKKINQSSQNWHQLENLTNFIKAITTYGLKPHDIFEANDLFENGNMTQVQTTLLALAGMAKTKGIHSNVDIGVKYAERQERAFDEEKMKAGQCVIGLQMGTNKCASQAGMNAYGTRRHLYDPKSHILPPMDHSTISLQMGTNKGASQSGMTAPGTRRAIYDQKIGTDKCDNSTMSLQMGYTQGANQSGQNFGLGRQIYDAKYCPKSAPDAGGEGADAVGYIDYQDEGYQGYQDDNQDY
- the crsp7 gene encoding mediator of RNA polymerase II transcription subunit 26 codes for the protein MTTASATPQQMRDRLLQAIDSHSNICNMVAVLDVITNLEKYPITKEALEETRLGKLINDVRKKTKDEDLAKRAKKLLRNWQKLIEPGQSDTPVRGVPNVPSSANGGAHPCRTDTPPAVPPPSKVAPELKTRNDIHNTYSPKAEKSSSRKRRGEQRDSPHLPAKMTKTSLYEPMYSSPPPSNGIRGSPDVLPEKDDDAAASDRIRPDHLENDRHNKIPVNAVKPHPSSPGLTKLPSTSSLLKTSVLQQHARMDGGGQNQPKSPRYSSSPRSITHEMMAKRSSTYAPKGTLSSPSQNSAQVPSPLPTLQPLTSPAQVCIGDGPSSVGLEGSMHLHRLSDRVSQPPHSTATLEPLSGSPLTTHSLEGAETKGEREGVASNLEGKKRKKYRPRDYTVNLQGQSSEDRTKPVRLKERRLTFDPVTGQIKPLTPKESHHEEECQGPPIVTPSVRIEVPQQKTPTSVPNPFQQTNWKELSRNEIIQSYLNLQSNVLTSSGAQTHGAHFFMTEYLKREEHDVKEPRKMHVLVQSNSPKELPGVSRDVTSEDLLRIHNEHWPGVNGCYDTKGAWFDWTECVSLDPHGDESKLNILPYVCLD